DNA from Thioclava sp. GXIMD2076:
GGATCCGAGCCGGACCGACAGCCTGTTTCTGGCGCGGATCGACAAGCTGCTCGATCAAGGCGCGCTGGAACCCGCGCTGGCCATGCTCGAGCAGGACCATAGCGATGATCCGCAGGTCTTCCGCCGCCGTTTCGATGTGGCGCTGCTTTTGGGGGAGGAAGATACCGCCTGCAAGCTGATGGACGAGATGCCGGATGTGGCGCCGTCTTTTGGCGCGCGGATCTTCTGTTTCGCGCGCAATGGTGATTGGGATGCGGCGGCACTTTCACTCGGGAGCGGCGAGGCACTGGGCCAGTTCGACCCCGAGACGGCGACCCTTCTGGAACGGTTCCTCGAACCGGAGCTGGGCGAGGATGCGGATGATCTGCCTCCGCCCACCCGCGTGACACCGCTGAATTTCCGTATGATGGAGGCGATCGGCCAGCCGCTGCCCACAACGGGGCTGCCGTTGGCCTTTGCCCATGCCGATCTGCGCTCGAATAATGGCTGGAAGGCGCAGATCGAGGCGGCCGAGCGGCTGGCCCCGCATGGCGCCATCGACCCCAACCAGTTGCTTGGCCTCTATACCGAGCGGCGCGCCGCCGCCTCGGGCAGCCTGTGGGACAGGGTTTCGGCGGTATCGGCGCTGGATCGGGCAATTACCGATAACGATATCGACACAATCGAGACCGACCTTCCCGAAGCCTATCAGGCCATGGAACGGGCGGAGCTGGAACCGGTTCTGGCAGAGCTTTACGGGCCGGTGCTGGCAGCGATGGATCTCAAGGGGGCGGCCAAGGAGGCCGCTTTCCGGCTGGGGCTGCTATCGCAGGATTACGAGAATGTCGCTCGCAATGCCGATGACGAGGCGCCTGATGACGCGCTGCTCATCGCCATCGCTCTGGGCAATACCGAGGCAGTGCCTGCCCAGGACCAGCTGGGACTGGCGCTTAAACGGGTTTTCGATGCGCCCCAGACAGCGACGCCCGCCCCCTATCGCGAGCTGCTGCCCGACCAGCTGGGTGCGGCGATCCTGCAGGCGGTAAACGATATCGACAATGGCGCGCGAGGAGATTATCCGCGTATGGTGAACGGGTTGAACCTGCTTCGTTTCGTCGGACTGGAAACCGTCGCGCGGCGCACGGCGCTCGAAATGATCATACTGGAGCGGCGCGGATGAACGATCCGGTCCCGAGCGACCCCAACTGGCTGTCCATCTTTCTCGAAGCACAGGCCGCCGAAGCCGGTGCCGCGCGCAATACCGTGCTGAGCTACGGACGGGATCTGAGCGACTTCATGGGCTTTGTCACAGCAAAGAACCTCGCCTTCGGCACGCTTACGCAAGACGATATCGAGACCTATCTCATCCGCTGCGAGGCGGAGGGGCTGGCGCAATCGACCCGCGCGCGCAGGCTCTCGGCGATCCGCCAGCTTTACCGCTTTGCCTATGAGGAAGGCTGGCGCGAGGATAACCCCGCGCTGCGGATCTCGGGCCCCGGCCGTGTGAAGGCGCTCCCCAAAGTGCTAAGCATCGAGGAGGTGGACCGACTGCTGGCGGTTGCGCCGCATTACGGGCGCACCGCTCTCGATCACGGGCGCAACCGCTGTCTTATGGAGCTGCTTTATGCCACAGGGATGCGCGTGACCGAGTTGGTCACCCTGCCCGTCTCCGGGGCGCGCGGCAATCCGGCGATGCTTCTCGTCAATGGCAAGGGCGGCAAGGACCGGATGGTGCCCTTGTCGGACCATGCCCGTCAGGCATTGGCGGACTGGATCGTGCTGCGGGACGCCGCCGAGGACGAGGCCCATACCAAGAAGCGCAAGCCACTCTCGCGCTTCCTGTTTCCCTCCTCGGGCAAGGACGGGCATCTGACGCGGCAGGCTTTCCATCGACTTCTGAAGGAATTCGCGGTCGAGGCGGGGATCAGCCCCGCAAAGGTCACGCCCCATGTGCTGCGCCATGCCTTTGCCACCCATCTGCTGCAAGGGGGCGCGGATTTGCGCGCGATCCAGATGCTTCTTGGCCATGCGGATCTTTCAACGACAGAGATCTATACCCATGTGCTTGACGAGCGGCTGAAAACTCTGGTCATGCAGCACCATCCGCTCGCAAAACGGTCTTGAAGCACGGCGAAAGCGATATAGAACACGGTTATGGACAGCAATTTTCTCGATGCGGCCTTTTTCGGCTCGGCAATCACCATCCTGATCCTTCTGGCCTTCTCGGCCTTTTTCTCGGGCTCCGAAACGGCGCTGACCGGATCGAGCCGCGCCAAGCTGCGCTCGCGAGCCGATAAGGGCGACAAGGGCGCCGATATCGCCCTCGATGTCACCGAGGATAGCGAGAAGCTGATCGGCGCGATCCTTCTGGGCAATAACGTGGTCAATATTCTGGCGACCTCGCTGGCCACCGCCCTGCTCACGCGGGTCTTCGGCGATTCCGGTGTGGCACTGGCAACGCTGGCGATGACCGTCCTGGTGCTGATTTTCTCGGAAGTGCTGCCCAAGACCTATTCGATCAATAATCCCGAAACCGTGGCGAGCAAAGTCGCGCGTCCGATCAAGCTGATCACCATTCTGCTCGCCCCTGTCGTGTCGGTGGTGCGTCTTCTGGTGCGCGGCATCCTGCGGCTTTTCGGCCAGCATACCAATGCGGACACCCATATGTTCTCGATCCACGAGGAGATTGCGGGGGCTCTGGCACTGGGGCAATCGGAAGGCACGGTGGATAAGGAAGACCGCGACCGCCTTCTGGGCGCGCTCGATCTGGGCAACCGCACGGTTGAAGAAATCATGCTCCACCGCAGCCATATCGAGATGATTGATGTGAAGGCGGATCCGAGCGAGATCCTGACCGCCGTGCTCTCCTCTCCCTATACCCGTCTGCCGCTTTATGACGGCGAGCGCGAGAATGTGGTGGGCATCATTCACTCGAAAGACCTGCTGCGCGCGGTGGAGAAACTCCTGCGTCAGGAAGGCTCGACGCTGGAAAGCATCGCCAAGCTGGATGTGACGCAGGTGATGATGAAGCCCTATTTCATCCCCGAAACCTCGCCGCTCGACGAACAGATGCGCGAGTTTCTCAAGCGCCGGACCCATTTCGCGCTGGTGGTGGATGAATATGGCGACCTGCGCGGGCTGCTGACACTGGAAGACATCCTCGAGGAAATCGTGGGCGAGATCACCGACGAGCACGATCCGACCGCGCCCTCGCGTCTTCTGCCGAATGCGGCGGGCGATTACATCGTCGATGGTGGCATGACGATCCGCGACCTCAATCGCGAGACGGACTGGCAATTGCCCGATGACGAGGCCCATACGATCGCCGGTCTGGTGATCCACGAGGCCCAGACCATCCCGACCACGGGTCAGGTCTTCAGCTTCCACAACTTCCGCTTCGAGGTTCTGGCGCGCAAGGACAACCGGATCACGCGGCTGAAGATCCGGCAGCTGCGTCCTGTAACAGGCGAAGAGGAATAATAAAACGCCGGTCGGGCTCTCCCGACCGGCTTTCTTCTGGCAAAGCCTCCGGCGTTCAGAGGCCCGCGATCTCTTTTTTCCGGCGGGCGACAAAGGCTTCGAGCGCCGCGCGGCGTTCGGGCGCAAGGCTCGGCGGCTGGGAAGCGTCGAGCAGCCTGTTCACGCATTGGCGCGCATGCCAGACCGTATCGGGACGATTGGCCGCCTCCCACGCATCATGGGTCCTGTCCTCCAGCACAGCGCTTTTCCAGAGCCGCGCCTCGCCCTCACGCAGCGTTTCCTCGGCGCCGAGGAAATGCCCTCCCGGCCCGACCTCGCGCAGGCTGGCCAGCGGATCGCCCGAAGCACTTTGAAGGCCGTCATACTGGCGCAGGGTCGCCGAGATCTGGTCGGCATCGAGGACGAATTTCTCGGGCGAGGCCACAAGCCCGCTCTCCAGCCAGCCTGCCCCGTGCAGCATGAAATCGACGCCCGCCAGCTGGCTGGCCCAAAGCGAATTGGCCGCCTCGTATCCGGCATGGGCATCGGGTTCGAATGCCGCCGTCAGACAGCCGCCCGCGCGGTAGGGCAGCCTCATGCGGCGCGCGAGCTGCCCTGCGGCCAGCGTCAGCTGCGTCATCTCGGGAGAGGAAAAGATCGACGCGCCGGTCTTGGTGTCGAGGGCATTGGCGTAGAGCCCGAAGACCACCGGCGCGCCGGGCCGCACGAGCTGGGCGTAGGCCGTGCCCGCCATCACCTCGGCCAGCGCCTGCGCGAGCGTCCCGATCACCGTCACCGGCGCCGTGGCCCCCATGATCGCATAGGCCGAGATCACGCAGGCCTGCCCCGCACCGGCATAGACTTCCAGACATTCACTCATCGTCGCGTCGAAACTCAGCGGCGAACCGATATTGATCAGCGCGCTCAGCAGCACCGGCAGGTCATCCCCCTCGAGCCCGAAGAGCGTTCTGGCAAAGGCGACGGAGTCGCGGGCACGCTCGGGGTCGGTGGTCGAACCCATGAAGGGCTTGTCCGACAGCAGCGCATGCGCCATCAGCATATCCAGATGACGCGTCTCGAGCGGCAGATCGGTCGGCTCGCAGAGCGTGCCACCGGCATGGGAGATGGCCTCGCTCGCCTGCGCCAGCCGCACCAGCATCTGGAAATCGCCAAACCGCGCGGCACGGCGGCCCTCCACCGGATCGAGCACGAAGGGCGGGCCATAGACCGGTGCGATCACGGGTTTGCCACCGCCGATCGTCACGCTACGGGCCGGATTGACGGCCTGCTGCACGAAGGAGGCGGGTGCTGTGGCGCAGAGCCTGCGCGCGAGACCACGCGGGATATAGACCCGCTCGCCCTGCACTTCGGCCCCCGCCTCCTGCCAGCGCGCCAGTGCGGCGGGGTTGTCGGTGAAATTCACACCGATCTCGGCAAGGATGGTTTCTGCCAGCCCCTCGATCTCTGCCGCGCGCGCCTCGCTGAGGATCGTGCAGGGAGGTATCCGCCCTATCGACTGCGCGGCAATCTGATGCGGAAGAACGGATGAAGGCATTTATATCTCCGTGGGTGGGGCATTGGGGGGCGATCTTGCCCCTGATCGGGGCAGGAAGGCAACCACCTGCCCCGAGTTTCACGCCTGCAGGATCAGGATGCTTGCCTGCCACGGCCCCAGATGGAGACTATGATCGGGATCAGGCCGGATCGATCCCAGTTCGCCCGCGATGGTGACCCAGCGCCCCGCAGGCACCGTGACCCGCGCAGGGTGCCCGGAAAGATTGAAGTAGCACTGGATCTGCTCCCCGTTGCCGCTACGCTTGAACGACAGGACCTGTTCGCCCGCCGCGATCTCGTTCATATCCCCCTTGCGCAGGGCAAGATGCGCGCGACGGAAGGCCAGCGCACGGCGATAGTGATGCAATAGCGCGGCAGGATCACGCTCGGCCGCATCCACCGCCAGCCGCGCATGGGCCCGCGGGACCGGAAGCCAGGGCTTGGCCTGCGAGAACCCCGCATAGGGCGCCTCCTCTTCCCAGACCATCGGCGTGCGCGCGCCGTCGCGGCCCTTGAATTCGGGCCAGAATTCGATCCCGTAGGGATCCTGCAGATCCTCGTAATCGAGATCGGCCTCCGGGAGGCCCAACTCCTCCCCCTGATAGAGGCAAAGCGAGCCGCGCAAACAGACCATCAATGTTGTATAGACCCGCGCGGCCTGCGGGCTCAGGCCCCAACGGCTGATATGGCGAGCCACATCATGGTTGGTGAAGGCCCAGCAGGCCCAGCCATCGGCAGCCACTTCGGCCACCTTGTCGAGCACCGTCTTGAACGTCTGCGGCGAGAGCGGCGCATGCCCTGCCAGAAACTCGAAGGCATAGGACATCTGCACCTTGTCCTCGCCCGAGGTATATTCGCCCAGGAGTTCCAGCCCGCGCTGAGCGTCTCCCACCTCGCCCACCGCGGCGGCATTATAGCCGTTCATCAGGGTGCGCAGCTTGCGCAGGAATTCCAGATTACGCGGATGATTCCTGTCATAGAGATGCAGCTGATAGTTATAGGGATTCACCTTGGGCGCGGCGACATCATTGCGATCTGCCGGTGGCAGCGCGGGGTTATCGCGCAGCTTCTCGTCATGCATGTAGTAGTTGATCACATCCAGCCGGAACCCGTCGACCCCGCGATCGAGCCAGAATTTCGACACATCCAGAAGCGCCTGCTGCACCTCGGCGCTGTGGTGGTTGAGATCGGGCTGCTGGGTCAGGAAGTTGTGCAGGTAATACTGCTCGCGGCGGGTGTCCCATTGCCATGCCGAGCCGCCAAACATTCCCAGCCAGTTATTGGGTGCCGTGCCATCGGGTTTGGGATCGGCCCAGACATACCAGTCGGTTTTCGGATTGTCGCGGCTCGCGCGGCTTTCCTTGAACCACGGATGCTGGTCGGATGTATGGGAGAAGACCAGATCGATCATCACCTTGATCCCCAGCGCATGGGCGGTCTCGATCACCTGATCGAAATCGGCTAGCGTGCCGAACATCGGATCGACATCGCAGTAATCGGCCACATCATAGCCGAAATCCTTCATCGGGCTGGTGAAAAAAGGGGAGATCCAGATGGCATCCGCCCCGAGCCGTGCAATATGGGGGAGCCTGCGCACGATCCCCAGAAGATCGCCCACACCGTCGCCATTGCTGTCCTGATAGCTGCGCGGATAGATCTGGTAGATGACAGCGCCACGCCACCAGTCGGGGTCTTTTCGCATCACGCTCATGCGTCGGTCTCCTTCTGATCGGTATACCCTTTGCCTGCCCCGAGGATAGGAGGGGATACCCCCGAGCGAAACCCCGATGACAAAAAGCTGAAACCGGGGACGGGCGACGCGCGATTGCAACAGCCCGCGCCCCTCGGCCTTTACCCTCTCCGAAATCGGTTTGGAACCGGACCAAAGCGTTCTAGCGTTATCCTTCTATCGCAAAGACTTTCAGGTAGGATCTCAGGTAACCCGATGACGCTCAAAGAACTTGCCCGCCAGCTTGGGCTCTCTCCGACCACCGTCAGCCGTGCATTGAACGGGTTCCCCGAAGTATCCGAAGCCACGCGGATCAAGGTCCGCGAGGCGGCGCAGGCCAGCGGATACCACCCCAATCTGCAGGCCCGCAGGCTGGCGACGGGCCGCGCCATGGCCATCGGGCATATCCTGCCGATGGCGCCTTCCCATGATCTGGTGAACCCGATCTTTGCCGATTTCATTGCCGGTGCGGGCGAGATCTATGCCCTGCGCGGCTACGACCTGATCATGACCTTGGTGAAAGAGGGCGACGAGGACGCCGCTTACCGTGCGATGGCGGCCAAGCGCAACGTAGACGGCGTCATACTGCATGGCGCGCGCGATCTGGATCTGCGCCCCGACCTGTGCCGCGAACTGGGCCTGCCCTTTGTGATCCACGGTCGTGTCGAGACGCCTGCATCGGGGGATCTGTGGATCGACACCAACCACGAGAGCGCCTTCGAACAGCTGGTGCTGCTCTTGATCGATCAGGGGCATCGCGACATCGCGTTGATCAACGGCCCCGAGGGATTGCGCGCCTCGGCCCACCGTCGCGCGGGGTTCGAGAGAGCATTTCTGGCGCGCGGGCTGGAAGTGCCGCGGCTCTACATGGTGTCGGGCGAGGTTTCGGACGAGACGGGGCGCGATGCCGCAGCCGAGATGCTGAGCTGGCGAAGCCGCCCCAGTGCCTTTGTGACCGCCTCACTGATGGGGGCGATGGGCGTGCGTCGGGCCGTCGAGGATACGGGGCTTG
Protein-coding regions in this window:
- a CDS encoding trimethylamine methyltransferase family protein, translated to MPSSVLPHQIAAQSIGRIPPCTILSEARAAEIEGLAETILAEIGVNFTDNPAALARWQEAGAEVQGERVYIPRGLARRLCATAPASFVQQAVNPARSVTIGGGKPVIAPVYGPPFVLDPVEGRRAARFGDFQMLVRLAQASEAISHAGGTLCEPTDLPLETRHLDMLMAHALLSDKPFMGSTTDPERARDSVAFARTLFGLEGDDLPVLLSALINIGSPLSFDATMSECLEVYAGAGQACVISAYAIMGATAPVTVIGTLAQALAEVMAGTAYAQLVRPGAPVVFGLYANALDTKTGASIFSSPEMTQLTLAAGQLARRMRLPYRAGGCLTAAFEPDAHAGYEAANSLWASQLAGVDFMLHGAGWLESGLVASPEKFVLDADQISATLRQYDGLQSASGDPLASLREVGPGGHFLGAEETLREGEARLWKSAVLEDRTHDAWEAANRPDTVWHARQCVNRLLDASQPPSLAPERRAALEAFVARRKKEIAGL
- a CDS encoding LacI family DNA-binding transcriptional regulator; translation: MTLKELARQLGLSPTTVSRALNGFPEVSEATRIKVREAAQASGYHPNLQARRLATGRAMAIGHILPMAPSHDLVNPIFADFIAGAGEIYALRGYDLIMTLVKEGDEDAAYRAMAAKRNVDGVILHGARDLDLRPDLCRELGLPFVIHGRVETPASGDLWIDTNHESAFEQLVLLLIDQGHRDIALINGPEGLRASAHRRAGFERAFLARGLEVPRLYMVSGEVSDETGRDAAAEMLSWRSRPSAFVTASLMGAMGVRRAVEDTGLALGRDISLVTWDDGLSFVTNRGLNPIYTAMKSPVREAGQRAAQMLIDRIETPDIAQTPLLLEPALLMGQSLGPLKM
- a CDS encoding site-specific tyrosine recombinase XerD gives rise to the protein MNDPVPSDPNWLSIFLEAQAAEAGAARNTVLSYGRDLSDFMGFVTAKNLAFGTLTQDDIETYLIRCEAEGLAQSTRARRLSAIRQLYRFAYEEGWREDNPALRISGPGRVKALPKVLSIEEVDRLLAVAPHYGRTALDHGRNRCLMELLYATGMRVTELVTLPVSGARGNPAMLLVNGKGGKDRMVPLSDHARQALADWIVLRDAAEDEAHTKKRKPLSRFLFPSSGKDGHLTRQAFHRLLKEFAVEAGISPAKVTPHVLRHAFATHLLQGGADLRAIQMLLGHADLSTTEIYTHVLDERLKTLVMQHHPLAKRS
- a CDS encoding alpha-amylase family glycosyl hydrolase translates to MSVMRKDPDWWRGAVIYQIYPRSYQDSNGDGVGDLLGIVRRLPHIARLGADAIWISPFFTSPMKDFGYDVADYCDVDPMFGTLADFDQVIETAHALGIKVMIDLVFSHTSDQHPWFKESRASRDNPKTDWYVWADPKPDGTAPNNWLGMFGGSAWQWDTRREQYYLHNFLTQQPDLNHHSAEVQQALLDVSKFWLDRGVDGFRLDVINYYMHDEKLRDNPALPPADRNDVAAPKVNPYNYQLHLYDRNHPRNLEFLRKLRTLMNGYNAAAVGEVGDAQRGLELLGEYTSGEDKVQMSYAFEFLAGHAPLSPQTFKTVLDKVAEVAADGWACWAFTNHDVARHISRWGLSPQAARVYTTLMVCLRGSLCLYQGEELGLPEADLDYEDLQDPYGIEFWPEFKGRDGARTPMVWEEEAPYAGFSQAKPWLPVPRAHARLAVDAAERDPAALLHHYRRALAFRRAHLALRKGDMNEIAAGEQVLSFKRSGNGEQIQCYFNLSGHPARVTVPAGRWVTIAGELGSIRPDPDHSLHLGPWQASILILQA
- a CDS encoding HlyC/CorC family transporter, which gives rise to MDSNFLDAAFFGSAITILILLAFSAFFSGSETALTGSSRAKLRSRADKGDKGADIALDVTEDSEKLIGAILLGNNVVNILATSLATALLTRVFGDSGVALATLAMTVLVLIFSEVLPKTYSINNPETVASKVARPIKLITILLAPVVSVVRLLVRGILRLFGQHTNADTHMFSIHEEIAGALALGQSEGTVDKEDRDRLLGALDLGNRTVEEIMLHRSHIEMIDVKADPSEILTAVLSSPYTRLPLYDGERENVVGIIHSKDLLRAVEKLLRQEGSTLESIAKLDVTQVMMKPYFIPETSPLDEQMREFLKRRTHFALVVDEYGDLRGLLTLEDILEEIVGEITDEHDPTAPSRLLPNAAGDYIVDGGMTIRDLNRETDWQLPDDEAHTIAGLVIHEAQTIPTTGQVFSFHNFRFEVLARKDNRITRLKIRQLRPVTGEEE